GACGATGAGCACGACCACGACCGGTATCGGCCTCCAGCGACTCCAACATCTGGTCCTGTGGGTGGCGGACGTCGAGCGCAGCGTGCGCTTCTACTGCGACGTGCTGGGCTTCGAGGTCAAGATGCGATACCCGCAGGTCGTCTTCCTGAAGATCCCCGGCAGTCCGGACGACCATCACCTCGGCCTGTTCGAGCAGACGGGCGTGAAGCCGCCCGACGAGCGGGTGGCGCGCATGTACCACTCCGCCTGGGAGGTGGGCGACATCACCGATCTGGTGCGCGCGCGGCAGCGGTTGAGCGAGGGGGGCGCTCTGGTCGGCACGTCGGATCACGGCGTGAGCCTGTCGCTCTACGCCCAGGACCCGGACGGGCTGGAGTTCGAGATCT
This is a stretch of genomic DNA from Candidatus Methylomirabilota bacterium. It encodes these proteins:
- a CDS encoding VOC family protein, whose protein sequence is MSTTTTGIGLQRLQHLVLWVADVERSVRFYCDVLGFEVKMRYPQVVFLKIPGSPDDHHLGLFEQTGVKPPDERVARMYHSAWEVGDITDLVRARQRLSEGGALVGTSDHGVSLSLYAQDPDGLEFEIFWTVPDGRPAPTRALDLEGELLRRGITMP